The Pyrodictium delaneyi genome contains a region encoding:
- a CDS encoding TldD/PmbA family protein: MSSRVSPAELGVMAARWAIREGATEAEVYVSVARGYSIDIRTNKIETLEVIDDAGVGIRVAVGKRTGFAYTTGLEFRDVREAVARAVKQAKVAPEDRWWHGFPEPSRSYPEPGNIFNPVLARIEPETVLEHAREMLDTASAVSDLVLARGSISVYWVERAVVNTNGVYRIDVGTTAVVTAGVTIRKEGLVTPMIYEFDASRVAIPETSRVVERAAETAKLCTTIYRDLPTGRYTVVLAPKVLAELMGATVLYSLRGDIYVQGRSYYRDKLGEQALSEKITIVDDGVLKGGDRTWRFDGEGVATARKALVEKGVVREFIFDSYWAGRAGRESTGNASRDGYASRPIPGYTNIVVEPGDAAPEELLEGKVLVIHQIQGAHTASSDTGEYSVLANPAIYYENGEPRGWVPGAVLAGNFYREVASSIEMLGKTLERAYPGVYMPWARLSGITVATKG, from the coding sequence ATGTCTAGCCGGGTTAGCCCCGCAGAGCTAGGTGTCATGGCTGCACGGTGGGCTATACGTGAGGGTGCAACAGAAGCAGAGGTATACGTTTCGGTGGCACGTGGCTATAGCATAGACATCAGGACTAACAAGATTGAGACTCTGGAAGTTATAGATGATGCGGGTGTTGGGATAAGGGTGGCTGTTGGTAAGCGGACGGGCTTCGCCTACACTACGGGGCTCGAGTTCCGGGATGTTAGGGAAGCTGTAGCGAGAGCTGTGAAGCAGGCAAAGGTGGCACCAGAGGACAGGTGGTGGCATGGCTTCCCGGAGCCGAGTCGCAGCTACCCTGAGCCAGGCAATATCTTCAACCCGGTACTGGCGCGGATAGAGCCCGAGACTGTATTAGAGCATGCGCGCGAGATGCTAGACACAGCGTCGGCGGTCAGTGACCTCGTGCTTGCTCGTGGAAGTATCTCGGTCTACTGGGTTGAACGCGCAGTAGTTAACACTAATGGGGTCTACCGTATTGACGTAGGCACGACAGCCGTAGTGACTGCGGGGGTGACTATAAGGAAGGAGGGCCTAGTCACGCCGATGATCTACGAATTTGATGCGAGCCGCGTGGCTATACCCGAGACTAGCCGTGTAGTAGAGAGAGCTGCAGAAACGGCAAAGCTATGTACAACAATTTACCGTGACCTTCCTACGGGTAGGTACACTGTGGTGCTAGCACCTAAAGTGCTAGCAGAACTCATGGGGGCTACAGTGCTGTACTCTCTCCGCGGCGACATATACGTGCAGGGTAGGAGCTATTACCGCGACAAGCTGGGCGAGCAAGCACTCTCTGAGAAGATAACGATAGTAGATGATGGTGTGCTAAAAGGTGGGGACCGCACATGGCGCTTCGACGGCGAGGGTGTAGCAACGGCCAGGAAAGCCCTTGTGGAGAAGGGCGTCGTTCGTGAATTCATATTCGACAGCTACTGGGCTGGAAGAGCAGGCAGGGAGAGTACTGGGAACGCGTCCAGAGATGGCTACGCGTCGCGGCCAATACCTGGCTATACAAACATAGTAGTAGAGCCGGGTGATGCAGCTCCCGAAGAACTCCTAGAGGGCAAGGTACTAGTCATACATCAGATACAGGGTGCACATACAGCGAGCTCGGACACCGGTGAGTATAGTGTCCTCGCTAATCCGGCCATATACTACGAGAATGGCGAGCCGCGGGGATGGGTACCAGGCGCAGTCCTAGCTGGCAACTTCTATAGAGAAGTAGCATCTAGTATTGAGATGCTTGGAAAGACCCTAGAGAGGGCCTACCCCGGTGTATACATGCCATGGGCTAGGCTCAGTGGTATAACAGTAGCCACCAAAGGTTAG
- a CDS encoding potassium channel family protein, translating into MTDRWLSGGELALKRLRIIGIVLATLTTILVISAAIFYMFERSANPGMSFLDALYWAFITATTIGYGDITPTTLPGKIVAIIVAVAGIAAFTALIGVVADALVDSATRRILGVGSVKKRGHIVVLGWSPLTPVFIRELKSNVPQADIVIVDEKVPLTVDENVQVVRGDPLDRNALEKAAISQARYIVVTELDDSRAVLEVLHARKASKQADIIALVVDDENIEILEQAGANHVVPVTIAAMLAASFIFEPSVPQVIIDLASSTLGKADVIEEDALQFAGMRFSDVLVEAKTRYNKIPIAVRTSNGVVVNPPGNYVIKEGDRLISIVNS; encoded by the coding sequence ATGACGGATAGGTGGCTGTCTGGAGGTGAATTAGCGCTGAAACGGCTAAGGATAATAGGCATCGTGCTTGCCACGCTCACAACGATACTCGTCATAAGCGCAGCAATATTCTACATGTTTGAGCGCAGTGCTAACCCGGGCATGAGTTTCCTTGATGCACTCTACTGGGCGTTCATAACAGCCACGACTATAGGCTATGGTGATATAACACCGACAACTCTCCCCGGCAAAATAGTAGCGATAATAGTAGCTGTGGCCGGGATAGCAGCTTTCACGGCGCTCATAGGAGTCGTAGCAGACGCTCTTGTCGACAGCGCTACACGGCGCATCCTGGGCGTAGGCAGCGTCAAGAAACGCGGTCACATAGTTGTCCTAGGCTGGAGCCCGTTAACGCCAGTCTTCATACGAGAACTCAAGTCTAATGTGCCCCAGGCGGACATAGTAATAGTAGATGAAAAAGTACCCCTAACAGTAGACGAAAACGTGCAAGTAGTACGTGGCGATCCCTTGGATCGCAACGCGTTAGAGAAGGCCGCTATATCCCAAGCAAGGTACATCGTAGTCACAGAGCTTGACGACTCACGTGCAGTACTCGAGGTGTTACACGCCCGGAAGGCGAGCAAACAGGCCGACATAATCGCGCTTGTTGTAGACGATGAGAATATAGAGATACTAGAGCAAGCTGGGGCAAACCATGTTGTTCCAGTGACTATAGCGGCTATGCTTGCTGCGAGCTTTATCTTCGAGCCCTCTGTGCCGCAAGTGATAATAGACCTAGCTAGCAGCACCTTGGGCAAAGCAGACGTGATCGAGGAGGATGCCTTACAGTTCGCGGGTATGAGGTTTAGTGATGTACTTGTAGAGGCTAAGACTAGGTACAACAAGATACCCATAGCTGTGCGCACTAGTAATGGCGTTGTAGTTAATCCGCCGGGGAACTATGTGATAAAAGAGGGTGACCGCTTGATATCAATAGTCAACAGCTAG
- a CDS encoding ABC transporter substrate-binding protein yields the protein MPTERQLVVTIVALMVLGLSMFTAYYVLTSTGGQASEVKLVIVTRLSPEEQKALREAFLNSSIAKQYNIVDVEFRKLDYSQWPDLAASGKVDAFFIGEKPVYDRLCREGLLAPISLKELLDIAAELDSRYIGRTGSGDICWIAVGQAVYGYIVNKMFLERYELPVPETWGSLEDPVYIKPLASASYTVSFPRPSKSGTARTIVHGILQKYGWDDGWRLLTVIGMEAGIVDSSETARDQAAEGVVGVAPAYIGYGVEAERVGKGAVFMIPRGEGILYLSLAAVAKGSKHPVEAQAFILWLLSDEGQRALARLFYYIPVRPVSGIDWVERIYNELKDNIFDYDRDLASKMDLAVTTYFEAAIADSDSNALLKQIGSLLADLYTQGKLTKSEYMDIIAKLGSPLKIRDPWSGNEEVFTPEYAEKINSKLANGADRDKFYNAVKEAAIERYQNILAMLREKG from the coding sequence ATGCCGACCGAGAGACAACTAGTGGTAACAATAGTAGCGCTCATGGTGCTTGGCCTGAGCATGTTCACAGCCTATTATGTTCTCACCTCGACAGGGGGTCAGGCTAGCGAGGTCAAACTCGTGATAGTTACTCGCTTGTCCCCGGAAGAGCAGAAGGCTCTACGAGAAGCCTTCCTTAACAGTAGTATAGCTAAGCAGTACAATATAGTTGATGTAGAATTCCGTAAACTCGACTACTCCCAGTGGCCCGACCTCGCGGCAAGTGGAAAGGTCGACGCCTTCTTCATAGGCGAGAAGCCGGTATACGACAGACTCTGTAGAGAGGGCCTACTAGCACCGATAAGCCTCAAAGAGCTACTAGACATAGCAGCTGAGCTCGATAGTCGGTACATCGGTAGAACCGGCAGCGGCGACATATGCTGGATAGCTGTAGGCCAGGCTGTCTACGGTTATATAGTCAACAAGATGTTCCTTGAGCGCTACGAGCTACCAGTACCCGAGACGTGGGGAAGCCTTGAGGACCCCGTCTACATTAAGCCTCTAGCCTCGGCAAGCTATACGGTATCCTTCCCGAGGCCAAGCAAGAGCGGCACTGCAAGGACGATTGTACATGGTATCCTCCAGAAGTATGGCTGGGATGACGGCTGGCGCCTACTAACAGTGATAGGAATGGAGGCAGGGATAGTAGATAGCTCTGAGACAGCACGTGACCAGGCAGCAGAGGGTGTAGTAGGTGTTGCGCCGGCCTACATCGGCTATGGTGTTGAAGCTGAACGGGTAGGCAAGGGCGCTGTGTTCATGATACCGCGGGGTGAAGGTATACTCTACCTCTCGCTAGCAGCGGTGGCTAAGGGTAGTAAGCACCCCGTAGAGGCACAAGCGTTCATCCTATGGCTCTTGAGCGATGAGGGTCAGCGCGCACTAGCTAGGCTCTTCTACTACATACCAGTAAGGCCTGTCTCGGGAATAGACTGGGTAGAGAGGATATACAACGAACTCAAGGACAACATATTCGACTATGACCGCGACCTAGCCTCCAAGATGGATCTCGCAGTCACAACATACTTTGAAGCCGCAATAGCTGATAGCGACTCTAACGCCCTACTCAAGCAGATAGGCAGTCTGCTAGCTGATCTCTACACTCAGGGTAAGCTGACGAAGAGCGAGTACATGGATATAATAGCGAAGCTAGGCTCGCCACTAAAGATACGCGACCCGTGGAGCGGTAACGAGGAGGTATTCACGCCCGAGTACGCTGAGAAGATAAACAGCAAGTTGGCCAACGGTGCCGACCGCGACAAGTTCTATAACGCTGTCAAGGAGGCTGCGATAGAGAGGTATCAGAACATACTAGCTATGCTCCGCGAGAAGGGCTAG
- a CDS encoding ABC transporter permease, translating into MHTPLWLVLPTVLLVVVLLLAPLAVMFSPEALLEGVRLAIEQPGSLAPVTSRPAVELVKLGDRSIIVLRGPSLGVIPNSLTLALVVSLVSTLLGFLAALAALLYRVLSRVATVLVLVSLLPYPFVEAYVVRRLLDPDHGLVNLVLRPLGLGLAVQGLAGVALYQVTVFTPVAFVVLYGYVSGLSREAVEAALQLGARGLQLARLVARLSGPALAASAALTAVLSLDDVAGPLVFQMDPGARSLLAYRAYSYFMESVTGTVSPTALGYSVILLTASLAIFLAGYPFIARTYRGLQSGGRYEGLLPRLDRHALGALTVLVVALGLPALVKLLAILYGISGSWVASPLPSPGLDSLRMLAGMPDVARGIANSLLYTSIALAASMALVLPAAHVLARRTGHLAVLADALIDMPVAVPGIVMAYAYYIVFHSLFADTPLDPITSPWIYLVAGYTVRRIPLLYKAAQAVVASIPVELEEAAAALGAGAGQIERAVIAPLAIQRLYPAIVFTGLSIATEVSLSITIGGLAGSSGFTHSAPLMYLVAGYMSYGGLVYAGVLALATTVLHAGVVALAVLEAKLALIVLRKSYR; encoded by the coding sequence ATGCATACACCGCTTTGGCTGGTGCTGCCTACAGTCCTCCTTGTCGTCGTTCTCCTCCTAGCCCCTCTTGCCGTCATGTTTTCGCCGGAGGCCCTCCTTGAGGGTGTTAGGCTAGCCATAGAGCAGCCTGGAAGCCTTGCTCCAGTAACTAGCAGGCCTGCTGTAGAACTAGTGAAGCTCGGCGACCGGAGCATCATAGTCTTACGGGGGCCGAGCCTCGGCGTTATACCCAACAGCCTGACCCTAGCGCTAGTAGTGTCTCTAGTCTCGACGCTCCTAGGCTTCCTAGCCGCGTTAGCGGCTCTCCTTTACCGGGTCCTTAGCCGCGTAGCGACTGTGTTGGTCCTGGTATCGCTGCTCCCATACCCCTTTGTCGAGGCCTATGTCGTGCGTAGGCTGCTTGACCCAGACCATGGTCTTGTAAATCTGGTGCTCCGACCGCTCGGCCTAGGCTTGGCTGTGCAGGGCCTAGCTGGCGTAGCGCTCTACCAGGTAACGGTGTTTACGCCAGTAGCCTTCGTAGTCCTCTATGGCTACGTCTCTGGCCTCAGCCGTGAGGCTGTAGAGGCTGCGCTACAGCTAGGGGCCCGTGGGCTGCAACTAGCTAGGCTTGTCGCCCGTCTCTCCGGCCCGGCTCTCGCAGCCTCGGCGGCGCTGACAGCAGTACTAAGCCTCGACGATGTAGCTGGGCCACTCGTTTTCCAGATGGATCCGGGCGCTAGGAGCCTGTTGGCCTACCGGGCCTATAGTTACTTCATGGAGTCTGTAACCGGTACTGTGTCACCCACAGCGCTGGGCTACAGTGTGATACTGTTGACGGCGTCACTAGCGATCTTCCTTGCCGGCTACCCCTTCATAGCCCGGACCTACCGTGGGCTCCAGTCAGGCGGCCGGTATGAGGGCCTACTACCACGACTCGACAGGCACGCGCTGGGAGCCCTTACAGTCCTGGTTGTTGCCCTGGGGCTCCCGGCGCTGGTAAAACTTCTAGCCATACTCTATGGGATTAGTGGTAGCTGGGTCGCCTCTCCCCTCCCAAGCCCCGGCCTAGACTCTCTAAGGATGCTGGCAGGTATGCCAGACGTAGCGCGTGGTATCGCTAACAGTCTTCTCTACACCTCTATAGCGCTGGCAGCATCCATGGCCCTAGTGCTGCCGGCAGCTCACGTACTTGCGCGGAGAACGGGACACTTAGCAGTCCTAGCCGACGCCTTGATAGACATGCCTGTAGCTGTGCCAGGCATAGTCATGGCTTATGCGTACTACATAGTCTTTCACAGCCTCTTCGCGGACACCCCACTGGACCCGATAACAAGCCCATGGATCTACCTTGTAGCTGGGTATACTGTGCGCAGGATCCCACTACTCTACAAGGCGGCTCAAGCCGTAGTAGCCTCGATACCGGTCGAGCTAGAGGAGGCAGCAGCCGCACTAGGAGCGGGAGCAGGCCAGATCGAGAGAGCGGTAATCGCGCCACTAGCTATCCAGAGGCTATACCCAGCCATCGTATTTACGGGACTGAGTATAGCTACAGAGGTGAGCCTCTCAATAACCATCGGTGGCCTAGCGGGCTCTAGTGGGTTCACGCATTCAGCACCTCTCATGTATCTTGTAGCTGGCTACATGAGCTACGGTGGGCTCGTATATGCAGGTGTGCTCGCCCTAGCAACCACTGTGCTCCATGCCGGGGTTGTAGCCCTAGCCGTCCTCGAGGCCAAGCTAGCCCTAATAGTCCTCAGGAAGAGCTACCGGTAG
- a CDS encoding phosphoadenosine phosphosulfate reductase family protein → MRRPPPTPVPDHYGAHWGIVADGGDHAMTELYPVIERGELRGVVGSGGDATKICNVDGSCRYYLWVSRSRALDVTGLLNRRGILEVDAGRGRGFAPVRPWLSSPPYVHARAVPDLDEYARMLVRMVGRELRGRTVLLGFSGGKDSVAALLTLLKLQEYVDFRLHVMFIHIPFLESPRSVEFVEKLASRLGITVDVRSAPRRDMKSLLKWKGMPRRGYRFCTVYKAKPMREARKKDPKLIEVIGDRLTESPKRFERLSKAAASRVVLTGRKFRPTYMFTLPDIVAIVREAELVHPDYLDGVPRVACALCPYKALHEFESIPSLEDPGLIDAVFEKMWRRWYSWTSLEEFREQHLWRFSARDAKPLLYAKKILEGREELEELRAERISEMYRRAWQEGVNAPELDDPWKAAELALRAQRAGLPVALPEDY, encoded by the coding sequence ATGAGGAGACCGCCCCCTACACCCGTCCCTGACCACTACGGAGCACACTGGGGCATCGTTGCCGACGGCGGTGATCATGCAATGACTGAATTGTACCCTGTTATAGAGAGGGGCGAGCTACGTGGAGTAGTAGGCAGTGGGGGCGACGCTACAAAGATCTGTAACGTTGACGGTAGCTGCCGCTACTACCTATGGGTCTCCAGGAGCCGGGCCCTGGATGTTACCGGGCTCCTCAACCGTAGAGGCATACTGGAAGTAGATGCCGGGCGCGGGCGTGGTTTTGCGCCAGTAAGGCCATGGCTCTCTTCCCCGCCATACGTTCATGCCAGAGCCGTTCCTGACCTCGACGAGTATGCTAGGATGCTTGTCCGCATGGTCGGTAGAGAGCTGCGTGGCAGGACTGTGCTCCTGGGCTTTAGCGGCGGCAAGGACTCTGTGGCCGCACTCCTCACACTCCTCAAGCTACAAGAGTATGTAGACTTCCGACTCCATGTGATGTTCATCCATATACCGTTCCTGGAGAGCCCGCGTAGCGTCGAATTCGTCGAGAAGCTTGCATCACGGCTAGGCATTACTGTCGACGTAAGATCCGCCCCGCGGAGGGATATGAAGAGTCTCCTCAAGTGGAAGGGCATGCCTCGGCGCGGCTATAGGTTCTGCACTGTGTACAAAGCCAAGCCGATGAGGGAGGCTAGGAAGAAAGACCCGAAGCTGATAGAGGTGATAGGCGATAGGCTCACAGAGTCGCCAAAGAGGTTTGAGCGACTCTCAAAAGCTGCTGCTAGCCGAGTAGTCCTCACCGGTAGGAAGTTCCGGCCGACATACATGTTCACACTACCCGATATAGTGGCGATTGTCCGAGAGGCAGAGTTAGTCCATCCAGACTATCTAGATGGTGTGCCGCGTGTTGCCTGTGCTCTCTGTCCCTACAAGGCGCTCCACGAGTTCGAGAGTATACCATCCCTAGAGGACCCGGGGCTAATTGATGCCGTGTTCGAGAAGATGTGGAGGCGATGGTATAGCTGGACTAGCCTAGAGGAGTTCCGGGAACAACATCTGTGGCGGTTCAGCGCTAGGGATGCAAAGCCTCTGCTATACGCTAAGAAGATCCTGGAGGGAAGGGAGGAGCTGGAGGAGCTAAGGGCCGAGAGAATCTCAGAGATGTACCGACGTGCCTGGCAAGAGGGCGTTAACGCACCGGAGCTGGACGACCCCTGGAAGGCTGCCGAGCTAGCGTTGAGGGCGCAGCGGGCGGGACTACCGGTAGCTCTTCCTGAGGACTATTAG
- a CDS encoding phosphoadenosine phosphosulfate reductase family protein yields MFTIVTRSKRDADAVKAMIERFYPGWGIDVKTLHGARSGEAMLRELSGIIEPDRFYIVLLGREDRRAARELIEEVPPNVVVHVVPRSRVRNARLELLYAEVARARAVIRVTAVWDEARKVFLLGPRRRGQPLEGLEPQPSFDNFIGLGRFAKIVSRLAGGRIGLNPLVVRTRGGLHLVYNGPKPRAELEVRDEGLTPQARIVGDDEPVDVNLEAMVEANRSILQLYERASLRFLESLGEFDTIVVPWSGGKDSTAILLLAITLYGRDKVRVVYGDTGTEFPLSKHYVEELAQKLGIEYVEAYGGVDKMLLEGVAPMPTHSNRWCTGLKVAAIEGVVKKLAEGRTLLLVGDRDAESPRRSARPPVRPGPADNITMAAPIKLWGGAHVQLYVLSKGVPLNPMYEYGFYRIGCYMCPALRNWELHVLTTTPRLHLQLLRSPIYRRFVMMRLRGKTKAADFEPEEEAACSFSSSVVTDCGY; encoded by the coding sequence ATGTTCACCATCGTAACGAGGAGTAAACGCGATGCAGACGCCGTAAAAGCTATGATTGAGCGCTTCTATCCAGGCTGGGGTATAGACGTCAAGACGCTCCATGGGGCGCGCAGCGGCGAGGCAATGCTGCGCGAGCTATCCGGCATTATCGAGCCAGACCGCTTCTACATAGTACTTCTCGGCAGGGAGGATCGGCGCGCGGCAAGAGAGCTCATCGAGGAGGTGCCGCCTAACGTCGTAGTACACGTGGTGCCGCGGTCTCGGGTAAGGAATGCGAGGCTTGAGCTGCTCTACGCGGAGGTAGCTCGTGCCCGTGCCGTCATCAGAGTAACCGCGGTCTGGGACGAAGCTAGGAAGGTGTTTCTCCTAGGTCCTCGCCGGCGTGGCCAGCCCCTGGAGGGCTTGGAGCCCCAGCCTAGCTTTGACAACTTCATCGGTTTAGGTAGGTTTGCGAAGATAGTATCGAGGCTCGCAGGGGGTCGAATCGGCCTCAACCCCCTGGTAGTCCGTACACGGGGCGGCTTGCACCTAGTCTACAACGGGCCTAAGCCGCGGGCCGAGCTAGAGGTTAGGGATGAAGGACTCACGCCTCAGGCACGCATAGTCGGAGACGATGAGCCAGTGGATGTGAACCTTGAGGCAATGGTGGAGGCGAACCGGAGCATACTCCAGCTCTACGAGCGGGCTTCCCTAAGGTTCCTAGAGAGCCTGGGAGAGTTCGACACAATAGTTGTGCCCTGGAGTGGGGGCAAGGACAGTACAGCAATACTTCTACTTGCCATAACCCTCTATGGCCGTGATAAGGTGCGTGTAGTCTACGGCGATACTGGCACGGAGTTCCCTCTCTCCAAGCACTATGTTGAGGAGCTGGCCCAGAAGCTCGGCATAGAATACGTAGAGGCTTACGGCGGCGTCGATAAGATGCTGCTCGAGGGCGTAGCACCCATGCCGACGCATAGTAATAGATGGTGTACCGGGCTCAAAGTGGCAGCGATAGAAGGCGTTGTAAAGAAGCTTGCAGAAGGTCGGACGCTCCTCCTCGTAGGTGATCGTGACGCCGAATCGCCGCGCCGGAGCGCGCGGCCCCCTGTTAGGCCGGGCCCAGCAGACAACATAACCATGGCGGCGCCGATCAAGCTCTGGGGAGGAGCACACGTACAGCTCTACGTGCTGTCGAAGGGTGTACCGCTAAACCCCATGTATGAGTACGGCTTCTATCGGATAGGTTGCTATATGTGTCCGGCCCTACGTAACTGGGAGCTGCACGTGCTGACGACGACGCCTAGGCTGCACCTACAGCTGCTGCGTAGCCCTATCTACAGACGCTTCGTCATGATGCGGTTACGCGGCAAGACTAAGGCGGCGGATTTTGAGCCGGAAGAGGAGGCGGCTTGTAGCTTCTCGTCGAGCGTTGTGACCGACTGTGGCTACTAG
- a CDS encoding DEAD/DEAH box helicase: MRVEDLPLPTEAKRVLLERGYSELFPPQEEAVRAGLLNGESIVVASPTGSGKSLIALLAGLRALAEPGKRCRVVYAAPLRSLVYERAEEWRSILESLGRRVAVSTGDYDRVEPWLGEADAVMVTYEKLDSLLRHGASWLADVCVLIVDEIHYVGDLRRGPVLETVIARLMAMNDGMQVVALSATISNAGEIAAWLGARLVESNWRPVELREGVFNNYVIEWGDGGESRVEKRTRNHSLDVALDAVADGGQALVFVNSRRKAVELAEKLAAAAANDSEVRRLLDPGGAAGPYVSILRERQEHRELNEKLARLLSLGIGFHHAGLASYQRDVVEKAFRARVLRVLVATPTLAAGVNLPARRVVVDTLYRFRPGRGSEPIKVSEYKQLAGRAGRPGLDPVGEAVIIARTQEQAWEALIGYVQGELEPIVSKLVSEAALRSQVLAVVSSLGVATVAEVARVFERTLYTVQVGPPLEEIDRISWTLSEYGFIDRVGDVVEATETGRRVAELYIDPLTGHRMLRGLEALHSERPPLERLLFLALWSPDATRIRPPRGLHLALEMEAEQLLEDLGFTPYEEVGEADIAVAAEALYTADMLLDWVMEKPEDVILAKYGIDPGDLRGVVETSAWLVYSMAQLARVTGHPAAAYLDKLTVMVKHGVQEELVELVKLPGIGRVRARRLYEAGYRSPSDLAGLNPEQLAQLLRGLGEERARQALAEAQRSARREHRVSKEKLSADGRRGQRSILDYLSG; encoded by the coding sequence ATGCGTGTAGAGGATCTACCCCTGCCAACAGAGGCTAAACGTGTCCTCCTAGAGCGGGGTTACAGCGAGCTATTCCCGCCCCAGGAGGAGGCAGTACGGGCAGGTCTCCTTAACGGTGAGAGTATAGTAGTGGCGTCGCCGACGGGCTCGGGTAAGAGTCTCATAGCGCTCCTCGCTGGTCTACGTGCCCTCGCGGAGCCGGGTAAGAGGTGCCGCGTAGTCTACGCTGCCCCGCTCCGCAGCCTAGTGTACGAGAGGGCTGAGGAGTGGCGTAGTATACTCGAGAGCCTAGGTAGGCGGGTCGCAGTATCGACTGGTGATTACGACCGCGTCGAGCCCTGGCTGGGTGAGGCCGACGCGGTAATGGTTACCTATGAGAAGCTCGACTCGCTCCTACGCCATGGAGCTAGCTGGCTAGCAGACGTCTGCGTCCTCATTGTGGACGAGATACACTATGTAGGGGATCTACGCCGTGGCCCGGTCCTTGAGACAGTAATAGCGCGGTTAATGGCTATGAACGATGGGATGCAAGTTGTAGCACTAAGCGCCACGATAAGCAATGCTGGAGAGATAGCGGCATGGCTTGGCGCCCGGCTTGTCGAGAGCAACTGGCGTCCCGTGGAGCTACGCGAGGGCGTCTTTAACAACTATGTGATAGAGTGGGGTGATGGGGGAGAATCTAGGGTAGAGAAGCGTACCCGTAACCACAGCCTAGACGTTGCTCTCGACGCTGTAGCTGATGGAGGCCAAGCCCTAGTATTCGTGAACTCGCGCCGGAAGGCTGTAGAGCTGGCAGAGAAACTAGCGGCGGCAGCAGCTAACGATAGCGAGGTACGGCGCCTCCTAGACCCTGGCGGCGCGGCGGGGCCCTATGTCAGCATCCTACGCGAGCGCCAGGAGCACCGGGAACTCAACGAGAAGCTCGCTAGGCTACTCAGTCTGGGAATAGGCTTCCACCATGCAGGACTCGCTAGCTACCAGAGAGACGTAGTAGAGAAGGCATTCCGTGCCCGTGTACTACGCGTGCTAGTAGCAACGCCTACGCTCGCGGCAGGGGTCAATCTTCCTGCCCGGCGGGTTGTAGTCGATACCCTCTACCGCTTCCGGCCGGGCAGGGGATCTGAGCCGATAAAGGTCTCTGAGTATAAGCAGCTCGCTGGCCGTGCTGGCCGGCCGGGCCTTGACCCGGTAGGCGAGGCAGTGATAATCGCGAGGACCCAGGAGCAGGCCTGGGAGGCGCTCATAGGCTACGTGCAGGGCGAGCTTGAGCCCATAGTCTCTAAGCTCGTCTCTGAGGCAGCTCTGCGAAGTCAAGTGCTTGCAGTAGTCTCGAGCCTAGGCGTGGCCACGGTAGCTGAGGTAGCCCGTGTCTTCGAGAGGACGCTCTATACGGTTCAAGTAGGCCCACCTCTCGAAGAGATAGACAGGATATCCTGGACTCTGAGCGAGTACGGCTTCATAGACCGTGTCGGCGACGTGGTGGAAGCAACTGAGACAGGGCGGCGGGTGGCGGAGCTCTATATAGACCCGCTTACCGGGCATAGGATGCTACGTGGGCTAGAGGCGCTTCATAGCGAGCGGCCGCCGCTTGAGAGGCTCCTATTCCTAGCCCTGTGGAGCCCCGATGCGACGCGAATAAGGCCGCCCCGGGGGCTACACCTAGCTCTAGAGATGGAGGCCGAGCAGCTGCTAGAGGACCTGGGCTTCACCCCTTACGAGGAAGTAGGTGAAGCCGATATAGCTGTAGCAGCTGAAGCCCTCTATACTGCTGATATGCTGCTAGACTGGGTGATGGAGAAGCCAGAGGACGTTATCCTAGCGAAGTATGGGATAGATCCTGGCGACCTCCGTGGTGTGGTAGAGACTTCCGCATGGCTGGTATACTCCATGGCGCAGCTGGCTAGGGTTACTGGGCATCCCGCAGCAGCTTACCTAGACAAACTGACAGTAATGGTGAAGCATGGCGTCCAGGAGGAGCTAGTAGAGCTTGTAAAGCTCCCAGGAATAGGCAGGGTACGTGCACGCCGCCTCTACGAGGCAGGATATCGCAGCCCTAGCGACCTGGCTGGGCTTAATCCCGAGCAGCTTGCTCAGCTCCTCCGTGGCCTCGGCGAGGAGCGTGCCCGCCAGGCACTAGCTGAGGCACAACGCTCAGCACGTAGAGAGCATAGGGTCTCCAAGGAGAAGCTCAGCGCTGATGGACGGAGAGGGCAGAGGAGTATACTAGACTACCTCAGCGGATAA